From one Scophthalmus maximus strain ysfricsl-2021 chromosome 19, ASM2237912v1, whole genome shotgun sequence genomic stretch:
- the LOC118313920 gene encoding piggyBac transposable element-derived protein 4-like: MVEQTNNYALYRQRRSGKSDPHWHPTDAREMSAYVGLNILMGINQLPDAGMYWASDVFIGNAGFKKTMTARRFEKLTQYLQLCDRESEPVRGERGYDGLFKIRPLLDVLENTMWDAYAPNRCLTVDKCAIVAGGRLSPSQYMPSEPLRKGLTVWMLCDSRSGYCHRAKICVGKPSEDEAVASLGYRVVTSLVRGLEGQYHHLFMDSFLTSVPLLQRLLRDGLYACGPTQPGRKGYPEVLRPRNVGKLSQGEFYQCQRGNLVATVTRDVKTVSCLSTNSAPGIVGISPGRQQHETDGEGESDSMDSSGLSFGVPRPLPLLLYQENMRGVDLCDQLRECYHVGRPCKKWWRYFLWFYVNLCIVNAYIMLRESRGGAPPAGFNGKQFTQRHFRVRLAQQLIGDYQGARGMERAARKRHADSPIEYGHRLERMSERSRRCRNCTNKGLRHESVFGCKICNVHLCRGGCFSEFHK, encoded by the coding sequence ATGgtagaacaaacaaacaactacGCCCTCTATCGGCAAAGGAGGAGCGGCAAGTCCGACCCCCACTGGCACCCCACGGACGCGAGGGAGATGAGCGCCTACGTGGGGCTGAACATCCTCATGGGCATCAACCAGCTGCCGGACGCGGGCATGTACTGGGCCAGCGACGTCTTCATAGGCAACGCGGGTTTCAAAAAGACAATGACGGCCAGGCGCTTCGAGAAACTCACCCAGTATCTCCAGCTGTGCGACCGCGAGTCGGAGCCTGTGCGGGGGGAGCGCGGGTACGACGGCCTGTTCAAAATCCGGCCTCTCCTCGACGTGCTGGAGAACACCATGTGGGACGCGTACGCGCCCAACCGCTGCTTGACCGTGGACAAGTGCGCCATTGTGGCCGGGGGACGCCTCTCCCCCAGCCAGTACATGCCCTCCGAGCCCCTGAGGAAGGGGCTGACCGTGTGGATGCTGTGCGATTCGCGCTCGGGCTACTGCCACCGGGCCAAGATCTGTGTGGGCAAGCCCAGCGAGGACGAGGCGGTGGCCTCCCTGGGCTACAGGGTGGTGACCTCCCTAGTGCGTGGCCTAGAGGGTCAGTACCACCACCTCTTCATGGACAGCTTCCTCACCTCCGTGCCCCTCCTCCAGAGGCTGCTGAGGGACGGCCTGTACGCCTGCGGGCCCACACAGCCGGGCCGCAAAGGCTACCCAGAGGTCCTCAGGCCGCGCAATGTCGGAAAGCTGTCCCAGGGCGAGTTTTACCAGTGCCAGCGTGGCAACCTGGTCGCCACGGTGACACGGGATGTCAAGACGGTCAGCTGCCTCTCCACCAATTCTGCCCCGGGGATTGTGGGCATCAGTCCAGGTCGGCAGCAGCAtgagacagacggggagggggagagcgACAGTATGGACAGCTCGGGTTTGTCTTTCGGTGTCCCCCGACCTCTGCCCTTGCTGTTGTACCAGGAGAACATGAGGGGAGTGGACCTGTGCGACCAGCTGAGGGAATGCTACCACGTCGGCCGGCCGTGCAAGAAGTGGTGGCGCTACTTCCTGTGGTTCTACGTCAATCTGTGCATCGTCAACGCCTACATCATGCTGCGGGAGAGCCGAGGGGGCGCCCCGCCGGCGGGCTTCAACGGCAAGCAGTTCACCCAGCGCCACTTCCGCGTGCGCCTGGCACAGCAGCTGATTGGAGACTACCAAGGGGCAAGGGGCATGGAGCGGGCAGCGCGCAAGAGACACGCAGATTCACCCATAGAGTACGGACACCGCCTGGAGCGCATGTCAGAGCGCTCCCGTCGCTGCAGGAACTGCACCAACAAGGGACTGCGACACGAAAGCGTGTTCGGCTGCAAGATATGCAATGTCCACCTATGCAGGGGAGGGTGCTTCTCTGAgtttcataaataa